A stretch of the Bacillus licheniformis DSM 13 = ATCC 14580 genome encodes the following:
- a CDS encoding GNAT family N-acetyltransferase: protein MIKKGTNIYIRPLTAEDAEACLELQNANRPFFEQFSMERNEEFYTIEGQKKRLQRLYENMENDEDYYFGIFDPANDALIGTINLFQVLRGSLQSAFIGYFLDQKHNGKGYTTEAVKLMVEFAFHDLKLHRIEAGVMPRNIASIRVLEKAGFHKEGIARKNVKINGKWEDHQLLAVINPHD from the coding sequence ATGATTAAAAAAGGGACAAACATTTACATCAGGCCGCTCACGGCTGAAGACGCCGAGGCATGCCTCGAATTGCAGAACGCAAACCGCCCGTTCTTTGAACAGTTTTCAATGGAGCGGAACGAGGAGTTTTATACAATCGAAGGACAAAAGAAGAGGCTTCAAAGATTATATGAAAATATGGAGAACGATGAAGATTATTATTTTGGCATCTTTGATCCGGCAAACGATGCGCTGATCGGAACGATCAACCTTTTCCAAGTGCTGCGCGGTTCCTTGCAAAGCGCCTTCATCGGCTATTTTTTGGATCAGAAGCACAACGGCAAAGGCTACACGACCGAAGCCGTCAAGCTGATGGTCGAGTTCGCCTTTCACGATCTCAAGCTCCATCGCATCGAAGCCGGCGTCATGCCCCGTAATATTGCCTCGATCCGGGTGCTGGAGAAGGCGGGTTTTCACAAAGAAGGCATCGCCCGGAAAAACGTCAAGATCAACGGAAAATGGGAAGATCATCAGCTGCTGGCTGTGATCAATCCGCATGATTAG
- a CDS encoding nucleoside hydrolase — MKKPVYFNHDGGVDDLVSLFLLLQMENVKLIGTSVIPADCYLEPALSASRKIIDRFGSYQVETAASDSRGVHPFPKEWRMHAFYVDALPILNEKGEVRTPVSELPAHLHLIECVRQSPEPVTLLFTGPLTDLARALEEEPAIIKHIAKLVWMGGTFLEKGNVEEPEHDGTAEWNAFWDPYSVKTVFESDIQIEMVALESTNQVPLTNEIRSHWASLRKHIGIDFIGQCYAMCPPLVHNETNSTYYLWDVLTTLTLGTVDMTRSRSIKAVVHTQSPRQGTTEEHPDGRMVKVVDQVDRDQFFAYFEELMKRADRIPSL; from the coding sequence GTGAAAAAGCCCGTTTATTTTAACCATGACGGAGGCGTCGATGATCTCGTCTCTTTATTTCTGCTATTGCAGATGGAAAATGTCAAATTGATCGGAACATCCGTCATACCGGCGGATTGCTATTTGGAGCCTGCTCTCAGTGCCAGTCGAAAAATCATTGACCGCTTCGGTTCGTACCAGGTCGAGACTGCGGCATCCGATTCGAGAGGGGTGCACCCGTTCCCGAAGGAGTGGCGCATGCACGCCTTTTATGTCGACGCTCTGCCGATTTTAAATGAAAAAGGCGAAGTCCGGACTCCGGTGTCAGAACTGCCCGCCCACCTTCATCTGATTGAATGCGTGAGGCAGAGCCCCGAACCGGTGACACTGCTGTTTACCGGCCCGCTGACAGACTTGGCGAGGGCCCTTGAGGAAGAGCCGGCGATCATAAAGCACATTGCAAAGCTTGTCTGGATGGGCGGCACCTTCCTTGAGAAAGGAAATGTGGAAGAGCCTGAGCACGACGGGACGGCGGAATGGAACGCTTTTTGGGACCCTTACAGCGTGAAGACGGTATTCGAGAGCGACATTCAGATCGAAATGGTCGCGCTTGAAAGCACGAACCAGGTGCCTTTGACAAACGAAATCCGCTCCCATTGGGCGAGCCTCAGAAAGCATATCGGGATCGACTTTATCGGCCAATGCTATGCGATGTGTCCGCCGCTTGTCCATAACGAAACGAATTCGACATACTACCTTTGGGATGTGCTGACGACGCTGACGCTCGGCACAGTCGATATGACACGCTCGCGCAGCATCAAGGCGGTTGTCCATACACAAAGCCCGCGCCAAGGAACGACAGAAGAGCATCCTGACGGCAGAATGGTCAAAGTCGTTGATCAAGTCGACAGGGATCAATTTTTTGCGTATTTTGAAGAGTTGATGAAAAGAGCCGACCGCATTCCATCTTTATAA
- a CDS encoding diacylglycerol kinase, translating into MKRARIIYNPTSGREIFKKNLAQVLQKFEQAGYETSCHATTGEGDAVQAARHAAEREFDLIVAAGGDGTLNEVINGLAPLEHRPKLGVIPVGTTNDFARALGIPREDILKAVDTILEGEARPIDIGRVNGQYFINIAGGGRLTELTYDVPSKLKTMLGHLAYYLKGMEMLLPSLRPTEVEIEYDGKLFEGEVMLFLVMLTNSVGGFEKLAPDSSLNDGMFDLVILKRANLAEFIRLVGLALRGEHINDEHIIYTKANRVKVTVKDKMLLNLDGEYGGELPGEFENLYRHIDVVMSKEKARKLDD; encoded by the coding sequence ATGAAACGTGCACGAATCATATACAATCCGACTTCCGGACGAGAAATCTTCAAAAAAAACCTTGCCCAAGTTCTGCAGAAGTTCGAGCAGGCAGGCTATGAAACGTCATGCCATGCGACAACAGGGGAAGGGGATGCCGTACAGGCCGCCAGACACGCCGCTGAGCGGGAATTTGACTTGATTGTTGCGGCCGGAGGAGACGGCACATTAAATGAAGTCATCAACGGACTGGCGCCGTTGGAACACCGCCCCAAGCTCGGAGTCATTCCGGTCGGAACGACGAATGACTTTGCGAGAGCGCTCGGCATTCCGCGCGAGGATATTTTAAAGGCGGTTGACACAATACTAGAGGGAGAAGCCCGTCCGATTGACATCGGCCGCGTCAACGGCCAATATTTCATCAATATCGCCGGCGGCGGACGCCTTACAGAACTGACATATGACGTACCAAGCAAATTGAAGACGATGCTCGGCCATCTTGCCTATTATTTGAAAGGAATGGAAATGCTCCTTCCTTCACTGCGGCCGACCGAGGTCGAAATCGAATACGACGGCAAGCTGTTTGAAGGAGAAGTGATGCTGTTTCTCGTCATGCTGACGAACTCCGTCGGCGGCTTTGAGAAGCTCGCCCCCGACTCAAGCTTGAATGACGGCATGTTTGACCTCGTCATTTTAAAGCGGGCAAACCTCGCCGAATTCATCAGACTTGTCGGACTTGCCCTCCGCGGCGAACATATCAATGACGAGCATATCATCTATACGAAAGCGAACCGCGTCAAAGTGACGGTCAAAGACAAAATGCTCCTAAACCTTGACGGCGAATACGGCGGCGAACTGCCGGGCGAATTCGAAAACCTCTACCGCCATATCGACGTCGTCATGTCAAAAGAAAAAGCGAGAAAATTGGATGATTGA
- the rlmD gene encoding 23S rRNA (uracil(1939)-C(5))-methyltransferase RlmD, whose amino-acid sequence MKQKAPVQKNEYYNVVFEDLTHEGAGVAKVDGFPIFVPNALPDEKAQIKVTRVKKGFAFGRLIDLKEESRFRTDAPCPIYKQCGGCQLQHINYEGQLLYKQKQVKDVLERIGKLDLSRITVHPTLGMEDPWNYRNKAQVPVGEREGGLIAGFYQQRSHEIIDMNECLIQQSENDRVVQAIKEICGKYGIKAYNEERHKGWLRHIMVRYGAVTGEMMVVFITRTNDFPHKAKIVEEITAAFPHVKSIVQNINPKKTNVIFGDETTVIWGEEYIYDTIGGIKFAISARSFYQVNPEQTKVLYDKALEYAELNGEETVIDAYCGIGTISLFLAKQAKKVYGVEIVPEAIEDAKRNAELNGIENAEFEVGEAEVVIPKWYEEGIAADTLVVDPPRKGCDEALLRTIIEMKPKRVVYVSCNPGTLARDLRVLEDGGYVTREVQPVDMFPHTSHVECVTKLVLKGAVD is encoded by the coding sequence ATGAAACAAAAAGCCCCCGTTCAAAAAAATGAATATTACAATGTCGTATTTGAAGATTTAACACACGAAGGAGCCGGCGTCGCCAAAGTCGACGGCTTCCCGATTTTCGTGCCGAACGCGCTGCCTGACGAAAAGGCGCAGATTAAAGTGACCCGGGTCAAAAAAGGCTTCGCCTTCGGCCGCCTCATCGACTTGAAAGAAGAAAGCCGCTTTCGCACGGACGCGCCGTGCCCGATCTACAAGCAGTGCGGCGGCTGCCAGCTGCAGCACATCAATTACGAAGGCCAGCTTCTCTACAAGCAGAAGCAAGTCAAAGACGTGCTCGAGCGAATCGGCAAGCTCGATTTAAGCCGGATCACCGTCCACCCGACCCTCGGCATGGAAGACCCGTGGAACTACCGAAACAAAGCGCAGGTCCCTGTCGGCGAAAGAGAAGGCGGCCTGATCGCAGGCTTCTACCAGCAGCGCAGCCATGAGATCATCGACATGAACGAATGCCTGATCCAGCAATCGGAAAACGACCGCGTCGTTCAAGCGATTAAAGAGATCTGCGGCAAATACGGCATCAAAGCGTACAACGAAGAACGCCACAAAGGCTGGCTCAGACACATCATGGTCAGATACGGCGCCGTCACAGGCGAAATGATGGTCGTCTTCATCACAAGGACAAACGACTTCCCGCACAAAGCGAAAATCGTCGAAGAGATCACCGCGGCATTCCCGCACGTCAAATCGATCGTCCAAAACATCAACCCGAAAAAAACAAACGTCATCTTCGGCGACGAAACAACGGTCATCTGGGGAGAAGAATACATTTACGACACAATCGGCGGCATCAAATTCGCCATCTCCGCTAGATCGTTCTACCAAGTCAACCCTGAGCAAACGAAAGTGCTCTACGACAAAGCGCTTGAATACGCCGAATTGAACGGCGAAGAGACCGTCATCGACGCCTACTGCGGCATCGGCACGATTTCGCTGTTTTTAGCGAAGCAGGCGAAGAAAGTGTACGGCGTTGAGATTGTGCCGGAAGCGATTGAGGATGCGAAGCGGAATGCTGAGTTGAATGGCATTGAGAACGCTGAGTTTGAAGTTGGCGAAGCTGAGGTCGTGATTCCGAAGTGGTATGAGGAAGGCATTGCGGCTGACACGCTAGTGGTTGACCCGCCGCGCAAAGGCTGCGATGAGGCTTTGCTGCGGACGATTATTGAGATGAAGCCGAAGCGGGTTGTGTATGTGTCTTGCAACCCGGGAACCCTGGCGCGCGATTTGCGGGTGCTGGAGGATGGCGGGTATGTGACGCGTGAGGTACAGCCTGTTGATATGTTTCCGCATACGAGCCATGTGGAGTGTGTGACGAAGTTGGTTTTAAAAGGTGCAGTTGATTAA
- a CDS encoding restriction endonuclease subunit S, with amino-acid sequence MKLEDIVTVKIGRNLSRGNVKNDHTLVAYTYEDLMNDLDGSFLDSQASFDAGHSNHKESYLSNAGDVVFSFVSSKAGIVSNLNRGKIINQNFAKLMIEHDELDRSYLCYALNESYAMKRQMAISMQGSAVPKLTPAILKELEIKLPSIEKQRIIGKAYFCLRKRQALAKKQAELEEKLFLEVLKQLDQQ; translated from the coding sequence ATGAAACTTGAAGATATTGTAACGGTTAAGATAGGAAGAAACCTTTCTAGAGGCAACGTTAAAAATGATCATACATTAGTTGCTTATACATATGAGGATTTAATGAATGATTTAGATGGCTCATTTCTAGACTCACAAGCTAGTTTTGATGCTGGACATTCAAATCATAAAGAAAGCTATTTGAGCAATGCCGGAGACGTTGTTTTCAGCTTTGTTAGTTCCAAAGCTGGAATAGTGAGTAACTTAAACCGAGGGAAAATCATCAATCAAAATTTTGCGAAACTCATGATCGAACATGATGAATTGGATCGTAGCTATTTATGTTATGCGTTGAATGAATCGTACGCAATGAAAAGGCAAATGGCAATTTCGATGCAAGGAAGTGCTGTGCCAAAATTAACTCCAGCGATTTTGAAAGAGTTGGAAATCAAGTTGCCAAGTATTGAGAAGCAAAGGATAATTGGAAAAGCTTATTTCTGTTTAAGAAAGCGTCAAGCTTTGGCAAAGAAGCAAGCAGAACTTGAAGAGAAACTTTTTTTAGAAGTATTAAAACAATTAGACCAACAATAG
- a CDS encoding type I restriction-modification system subunit M has protein sequence MAELHSKLFSAADNLRSKMDASEYKNYLLGLIFYKYLSDKLLEKVVEIAGESLEEYNTQDKQTQLYMESLADEEIKNDLIETLVDTLGYDIEPKYLFSVLANQAKQNTFHLNDLNKAFIDLSTKYDQFNGLFDDVDLKSKKLGSDDPQRNITITEVLKKLNDVNVIEHNGDVIGDAYEYLISQFASEAGKKAGEFYTPHQVSDMMARIAAIGQEDKKLFSVFDPTMGSGSLMLNIRNYINYPDSVKYHGQELNTTTFNLAKMNLILHGVNKEDMRLRNGDTLNKDWPTDEPYTFDAVLMNPPYSAKWSADTTFIDDSRFNRYGKLAPKSKADFAFLLHGFYHLKDSGTMAIVLPHGVLFRGAAEGVIRKKLLEDGSIDAVIGMPANLFFGTSIPTTVIILKKNRSTRDVLFIDASKEFIKGKNQNKLSKENIDKIVETYKKREDVEKYAHVATFEEIKENDFNLNIPRYVDTFEEEEPIDMAAIGSKIKDIRIEKAELESSLYDMISSLQYDEENADWIKGALEVFNRGK, from the coding sequence ATGGCTGAATTACACTCAAAACTCTTTAGTGCCGCAGACAACTTGCGAAGTAAAATGGATGCATCAGAATATAAAAACTATTTATTAGGTTTAATCTTTTACAAATATTTATCTGATAAATTATTAGAAAAAGTAGTAGAAATAGCGGGTGAATCGTTAGAAGAATACAACACACAAGACAAACAAACTCAATTGTATATGGAATCCTTGGCAGATGAAGAGATAAAAAATGACTTGATTGAAACGTTAGTCGACACATTGGGCTATGATATTGAACCAAAGTATTTATTCAGTGTATTAGCCAACCAAGCGAAACAAAACACGTTTCATCTGAATGACTTGAATAAGGCATTTATCGATTTGTCTACGAAATATGACCAATTTAACGGTCTGTTTGATGATGTGGATTTGAAATCGAAAAAACTGGGGTCGGATGATCCACAACGGAACATTACCATTACTGAAGTACTGAAGAAACTAAATGATGTCAATGTGATAGAACATAATGGTGATGTTATTGGGGATGCCTATGAGTACTTAATTAGTCAATTTGCCTCAGAGGCTGGTAAGAAAGCGGGGGAATTTTACACCCCTCATCAAGTATCTGACATGATGGCTCGTATTGCCGCGATTGGTCAAGAAGACAAAAAATTGTTTAGCGTATTTGACCCAACGATGGGATCTGGTTCTTTAATGTTGAATATTCGAAACTATATTAATTATCCAGATAGTGTGAAATATCATGGGCAAGAACTAAACACAACAACTTTTAATCTAGCGAAGATGAACTTGATCTTGCATGGTGTTAATAAAGAAGATATGCGGTTACGCAATGGGGATACATTGAATAAAGATTGGCCGACAGATGAGCCTTATACTTTTGATGCCGTCCTTATGAATCCACCATACTCTGCAAAATGGTCTGCAGATACTACATTCATAGATGATTCGCGTTTCAATCGTTACGGAAAGTTAGCGCCGAAATCAAAAGCCGACTTTGCTTTTCTTTTACATGGGTTCTATCATTTGAAAGATTCGGGAACAATGGCCATCGTCTTACCGCATGGGGTCCTGTTCCGTGGAGCTGCAGAAGGTGTGATTCGTAAGAAATTATTAGAAGATGGGAGCATTGATGCTGTAATCGGCATGCCAGCAAACTTATTCTTTGGGACATCGATCCCAACAACAGTCATCATCTTGAAGAAAAACCGCAGCACTCGTGATGTGTTATTTATTGATGCAAGTAAGGAGTTTATTAAAGGAAAGAACCAAAATAAACTTTCTAAAGAAAACATTGATAAGATTGTCGAAACGTATAAGAAACGAGAAGATGTCGAGAAATATGCCCACGTTGCAACTTTCGAGGAAATCAAGGAGAATGATTTCAATTTGAACATCCCTCGATACGTAGATACCTTTGAAGAAGAAGAACCTATTGATATGGCTGCAATTGGCTCAAAGATTAAAGATATTCGAATAGAAAAAGCAGAACTAGAGTCTAGCCTATATGACATGATTTCTTCGCTACAATATGATGAAGAAAATGCTGACTGGATCAAGGGTGCGTTAGAGGTGTTTAATCGTGGAAAATAA
- a CDS encoding restriction endonuclease subunit S, producing the protein MENKRVPELRFAGFAGDWEERKLGELVEIKSGWTPSDFVETQKCNGEIYIKVDDLNYSTRELLDSKMKVAIHAKYHTIKKGSTIFPKRGAAIMTNKVRILGTDGYMDTNMMALEPRNINGEFLYTLIDRTGLFKIADTSTIPQINNKHVEPYKILLPNLYEQKNIGNFFKQLDDTIALHQQELTTLKQTKQGFLQKMFPKEGESVPEVRFPGFTGEWEQRKADEIFYSVSDKNHSNLPVLSATQEKGMVYRDETGLDINYDVKSTKNYKRVLPGQFVIHLRSFQGGFAFSNIEGITSPAYTVLDFKNKEMYYSLFWRCVLASDTFIKRLEAVTYGIRDGKSISFSDFSTLKFRVPSHNEQLKIGNFFKQLDDTIALHQCELDTLKETKKAFLQKMFV; encoded by the coding sequence GTGGAAAATAAGCGAGTACCAGAGCTTCGATTTGCGGGATTTGCTGGAGATTGGGAAGAGCGTAAGTTAGGAGAATTAGTAGAAATTAAATCTGGTTGGACACCTTCTGATTTTGTTGAAACCCAAAAATGTAATGGAGAGATCTATATAAAAGTCGATGATCTAAACTACTCTACAAGAGAATTATTGGATTCAAAAATGAAAGTCGCTATCCATGCTAAATATCATACTATAAAAAAAGGAAGTACCATCTTTCCCAAAAGAGGTGCTGCCATTATGACAAATAAGGTGCGGATTTTAGGAACTGATGGATATATGGATACCAATATGATGGCATTAGAACCAAGAAATATTAATGGAGAATTTCTTTATACGTTGATTGATAGAACAGGGCTATTTAAAATAGCAGATACTTCAACAATTCCACAAATCAATAATAAGCACGTTGAACCATATAAAATACTTTTACCTAATTTATATGAGCAAAAAAATATTGGTAACTTTTTCAAACAACTAGACGACACGATCGCTCTTCATCAGCAAGAACTAACCACCCTCAAACAAACAAAACAGGGATTCTTGCAAAAAATGTTTCCAAAAGAAGGGGAGTCTGTGCCGGAGGTTCGGTTCCCGGGATTTACTGGGGAATGGGAACAGCGTAAGGCTGATGAAATATTTTACTCTGTGTCTGATAAAAATCATTCGAATCTTCCGGTTCTTTCTGCTACTCAAGAAAAAGGAATGGTTTATAGGGACGAAACAGGACTTGATATTAATTATGATGTAAAGTCTACAAAAAATTACAAGAGGGTACTTCCTGGACAATTTGTTATCCATCTTCGTTCTTTTCAAGGAGGTTTTGCATTTTCTAATATCGAAGGTATAACTTCACCCGCGTATACAGTATTAGATTTTAAAAATAAAGAAATGTACTATTCGTTATTTTGGAGATGTGTTTTAGCTAGTGATACTTTTATTAAAAGGTTAGAGGCAGTTACCTATGGTATCCGTGATGGGAAAAGCATTAGCTTTAGTGACTTTTCAACCCTAAAGTTCCGAGTGCCCTCTCATAATGAACAGTTAAAAATAGGTAACTTTTTCAAACAACTAGACGACACAATCGCCCTTCATCAATGTGAACTAGATACCTTAAAAGAAACCAAAAAAGCATTCCTACAAAAGATGTTTGTCTAA
- a CDS encoding type I restriction endonuclease subunit R codes for MTKIPHKDEAQVERRLIEVLGEGHNQWNYRPDLKSEEDLWQNLRQKITQNNLSEIGEHPITDKEFDTIKTELLSKTQTPFDAARWLKGENGIARITIEREDVSLGSMSLVLYSNQDIGGGISTYEVVHQIAKQKANLDGRDRRFDVTLLINGLPIVQIELKKVSAKDGVFQAFNQIKKYSEEGMFRNNIFSTLQLFVISNEQTTRYFANAMPKDMHKKFVFSWRTKDNRKVENLYEFVKQVLNIPDAHRLIADYTIVSEDQDNKAVIVLKPYQIHAIQALFTSAMKHQSGFVWHATGSGKTLTSFVSTKLLARKAGVDRTIMLIDRKDLDNQTTTEFTKFASEFNTGISSGDAISNSLIVGTGSAKELSDTLQSDANSNTVIITTRQKLEAALRYAQRQEEQKGTQRFKKLLGQHIVFVVDECHRALSAEGMQVIKGFFPNSTWFGFTGTPIFNENKKQAKGQLARTTRDQYGEVLHTYTIKNALDDGAVLGFQVEHEDTIDPTSLNNYIFNQLRQNEKYANLTADEINNIIDQMDGTEKEAYLEPSSFESDDHIQKVIHKIFRPDNAYTKFDFQNGRPQKSAILTTSSIDMAKRYYRAIKEMMKDSDWLTKEFAGHPIRTGRTIEDPDFPRIAITYSIQENEDNSKQIQDEMKEIIKEYNDYYHTAWSIEDIERYNGDINNRLARKKAEFKEFGKQIDLVIVVDRLLTGFDAPTIQTLFVDRNLSYANLIQAFSRTNRTYPGKTKGLVVTFRKPSTMEQNVKNATKLYSQAQEESSLVYPTYDESKKRFKKAHKALTTLVPNPTDIDENTSLETRIEFVKAFQELNNSYEALVTYNDYNDDMKKSPALQEQVKTLEEYIGIYNTVKGSLEDEGNQDGPGPDFSDIEFYGENAVKIYDIDSTYIDRLLETYSANNQNIRDEIENALQKLKKSEIVKGVYRKMLNAIDANEIDAEEDILAVKRSFFTKARDKAIHEFANTWFVEEDELHLSAIQYVIGINSIPNISKINNSGQFDKYKAVHPDAKPLKYRPEIKRQWKKTLDEVIVPLDDELR; via the coding sequence ATGACAAAGATACCGCATAAAGATGAAGCTCAAGTAGAACGTCGCCTGATTGAAGTGTTGGGGGAAGGGCACAATCAGTGGAATTATCGTCCTGATTTAAAATCGGAAGAAGACCTATGGCAGAATTTACGTCAAAAGATTACGCAAAATAACTTATCAGAAATTGGGGAACATCCAATTACTGATAAGGAATTTGACACAATAAAGACAGAGTTATTATCGAAAACACAGACTCCCTTTGATGCTGCTAGATGGCTCAAAGGGGAAAATGGAATTGCTCGGATTACGATTGAACGTGAAGATGTCTCTTTAGGTTCGATGTCTTTAGTGCTGTATTCTAACCAAGATATAGGTGGCGGAATCTCTACATATGAAGTTGTTCATCAGATTGCAAAACAAAAAGCAAACCTTGATGGTCGTGATCGCAGATTTGACGTGACACTTTTAATTAATGGATTGCCAATTGTTCAAATTGAATTGAAAAAGGTCAGTGCCAAAGACGGTGTATTTCAAGCCTTTAATCAAATCAAGAAATACTCAGAAGAAGGGATGTTTAGAAATAATATCTTTTCTACTCTTCAGTTATTTGTCATTTCCAATGAACAAACGACTCGCTATTTTGCTAATGCGATGCCAAAAGACATGCACAAGAAATTTGTCTTTAGCTGGCGCACAAAGGACAATCGAAAAGTAGAAAATCTTTATGAATTTGTAAAACAAGTCTTAAATATTCCAGATGCACATCGATTGATTGCCGATTATACAATTGTAAGTGAGGATCAAGACAACAAAGCTGTAATAGTATTAAAGCCGTATCAAATTCATGCGATTCAAGCCTTGTTTACATCTGCCATGAAACATCAATCCGGATTTGTTTGGCATGCGACTGGTTCAGGAAAAACGTTGACAAGTTTTGTTTCTACGAAGTTATTAGCTCGCAAAGCAGGAGTAGATCGTACCATTATGCTGATTGACCGAAAAGACTTAGACAATCAAACAACGACAGAATTCACCAAGTTTGCTTCCGAGTTTAATACCGGTATTTCTTCTGGTGATGCAATATCGAATAGCTTGATTGTCGGAACTGGAAGTGCGAAGGAGTTAAGTGATACTCTACAGTCTGATGCCAATTCCAATACAGTGATTATTACCACTCGTCAAAAATTAGAAGCTGCCTTGCGCTATGCCCAAAGGCAAGAGGAGCAAAAAGGTACTCAGCGCTTTAAGAAACTGCTAGGGCAACATATTGTCTTTGTCGTGGATGAATGCCATCGTGCGTTAAGTGCAGAAGGGATGCAAGTCATTAAGGGATTCTTCCCAAATTCAACTTGGTTTGGATTTACAGGTACACCGATATTTAACGAGAATAAAAAACAGGCTAAAGGTCAATTAGCTCGTACCACTCGGGATCAATATGGAGAAGTTTTACACACCTATACCATTAAAAATGCATTGGATGATGGTGCTGTTTTAGGGTTTCAAGTAGAGCACGAAGATACAATTGATCCAACATCATTAAATAATTATATTTTTAATCAACTGCGTCAAAATGAAAAATACGCCAATTTGACTGCAGATGAAATAAATAACATCATTGATCAAATGGATGGAACAGAAAAGGAAGCATATCTTGAACCTTCTTCGTTTGAAAGTGATGATCATATTCAAAAAGTTATTCATAAGATTTTCAGGCCGGATAATGCCTATACTAAATTTGATTTCCAAAACGGCCGCCCGCAAAAGTCTGCCATTTTAACAACTAGTTCCATTGATATGGCGAAGCGCTACTATCGGGCAATCAAGGAAATGATGAAAGATTCAGATTGGTTGACGAAAGAATTTGCTGGACATCCGATCCGAACGGGACGAACGATTGAAGATCCGGATTTTCCACGAATTGCAATCACCTATTCGATTCAAGAAAACGAAGACAATTCTAAACAAATTCAAGATGAAATGAAAGAGATTATTAAGGAATATAATGATTATTATCACACTGCTTGGTCGATAGAAGATATTGAACGATATAATGGTGATATTAACAATCGGTTAGCTCGTAAGAAAGCAGAGTTCAAAGAATTTGGTAAACAAATTGACCTTGTCATTGTTGTCGATCGGTTGTTGACTGGTTTCGATGCACCAACGATTCAAACGTTATTTGTGGATCGAAATTTAAGTTATGCGAATTTGATTCAAGCTTTCTCTAGAACCAATCGTACTTATCCAGGAAAGACAAAAGGATTAGTTGTGACATTTAGGAAACCTTCAACAATGGAGCAAAATGTAAAGAATGCGACGAAGTTATACTCGCAAGCACAAGAGGAATCTAGTCTTGTTTATCCGACTTATGATGAATCGAAGAAGCGCTTTAAAAAGGCTCACAAAGCGCTAACTACATTAGTTCCAAATCCAACCGATATTGATGAGAACACATCTCTTGAAACCCGAATTGAGTTCGTGAAAGCATTTCAAGAGCTAAACAATTCATATGAAGCTTTAGTTACATATAATGACTACAACGATGATATGAAGAAATCACCAGCACTTCAAGAACAGGTGAAAACCTTAGAAGAATACATTGGTATATATAACACGGTTAAGGGTTCACTCGAAGATGAAGGAAACCAAGATGGACCGGGACCAGATTTCTCAGACATTGAATTTTATGGGGAAAATGCAGTTAAGATCTATGATATTGACTCAACTTATATTGACCGACTATTAGAAACATACTCGGCCAATAATCAGAACATCCGCGACGAGATCGAAAATGCCCTTCAAAAACTGAAGAAATCAGAAATTGTTAAAGGCGTATACCGCAAGATGTTAAATGCTATTGATGCCAATGAAATAGATGCAGAGGAAGATATTCTTGCAGTGAAACGAAGCTTTTTCACTAAAGCACGTGACAAAGCGATTCATGAATTTGCGAATACGTGGTTTGTAGAAGAAGATGAGCTGCATTTATCTGCAATTCAATATGTGATAGGAATAAATTCTATTCCTAATATAAGTAAAATCAACAATAGTGGGCAATTTGATAAGTATAAAGCCGTACATCCAGATGCAAAACCATTGAAATATAGACCAGAAATCAAACGTCAATGGAAAAAGACATTAGATGAAGTCATTGTACCTTTGGATGATGAGTTGAGATAA